From one Lycium ferocissimum isolate CSIRO_LF1 chromosome 7, AGI_CSIRO_Lferr_CH_V1, whole genome shotgun sequence genomic stretch:
- the LOC132061799 gene encoding protein LATERAL ROOT PRIMORDIUM 1 produces MKYNNKKEENYITRKNKKHTQHSATSEEEESAAVATARRLLQASDSGAFADWVANSSNSSAAAAIGDLSLGFNAGTTIGGGGSGPTSAPGGAGGHSGMWSASSSRQMQINYGLHQPEMGMFVVHPASLHHHHHHHQNENTINFDPHHHNHQSINTSGTNTSLGVGVIPLLTATPLTNNMVSFDDQDLVSRNRGGNNDGSGFQFFSSNQVQQQNSTNYTKNSSNILGGGNNIGSGNNIGGSVSSTSSTTTCQDCGNQAKKDCTHRRCRTCCKSRGFDCTTHLKSTWVPAARRRERQLMSGATNVNVAAGSSSQSTSSAKKPRLSQTTTTASHTSTSNNNTPPRSFDTSSSHQDASFKASLPGQVRAPAVFKCVRVTSVDEGDDEFAYQAVVRIGGHVFKGFLYDQGLDEGKDNNNNNNNNFPNLSDLHLGGGNANETSVLYAASTGGGGLLGGSNYGNQIN; encoded by the exons ATGAAGTATAACAACAAGAAAGAGGAAAACTATAtcacaagaaaaaataaaaaacatactCAGCATAGTGCAacaagtgaagaagaagaa TCTGCAGCTGTGGCTACTGCGAGGAGATTGTTGCAGGCTTCAGATTCTGGGGCTTTTGCAGATTGGGTTGCTAATTCTTCTAATTCATCTGCTGCTGCAGCCATCGGCGACCTCTCTTTAGGTTTCAACGCTGGCACCACCATTGGCGGTGGTGGGTCTGGACCCACCAGCGCCCCCGGTGGTGCCGGAGGCCATAGTGGTATGTGGTCTGCATCGTCGTCTCGACAGATGCAGATCAACTATGGCCTCCACCAACCAGAAATGGGTATGTTTGTTGTACATCCCGCATCacttcaccaccaccaccaccatcaccaaAATGAAAACACAATCAATTTTGACcctcatcatcataatcatcagtCCATAAATACATCTGGCACAAACACATCTCTTGGTGTTGGTGTAATCCCACTCCTCACAGCCACTCCTTTAACAAACAATATGGTTAGCTTTGATGATCAAGATTTGGTTAGCAGAAATAGAGGAGGAAATAATGATGGTAGTGGATTTCAGTTcttttcatcaaaccaagtaCAACAACAAAATTCTACTAATTATACTAAAAACAGTAGTAACATTCTTGGTGGTGGTAACAACATTGGTAGTGGAAACAATATTGGTGGGTCAGTATCATCAACAAGTTCAACAACAACATGTCAAGATTGTGGAAACCAAGCAAAGAAAGATTGTACACATAGAAGATGTAGAACTTGCTGTAAGAGTAGAGGTTTTGATTGTACAACACATTTAAAGAGTACTTGGGTACCAGCTGCAAGGAGGAGAGAGAGACAACTAATGAGTGGTGCAACAAATGTTAATGTAGCTGCTGGATCTTCATCTCAGTCTACTTCAAGTGCCAAGAAACCTAGACTTTCTCAAACGACTACAACAGCTTCACATACTTCTACTTCAAATAATAATACTCCTCCTAGAAGTTTCGACACTAGCTCTAGTCATCAAG ATGCAAGTTTTAAAGCCTCATTGCCAGGACAAGTGAGGGCACCAGCTGTATTCAAGTGTGTAAGAGTGACTTCAGTGGATGAGGGAGATGATGAATTTGCATATCAAGCTGTTGTGAGAATTGGAGGCCATGTTTTCAAGGGTTTCCTCTATGATCAAGGACTTGATGAAGGcaaagataataataataataataataataattttcccAATTTATCTGACTTGCATTTAGGTGGTGGTAATGCTAATGAAACTTCTGTTCTTTATGCTGCTTCTACTGGTGGTGGAGGATTACTTGGAGGATCAAACTATGGTAACCAAATAAATTGA